The sequence below is a genomic window from Citricoccus muralis.
ACTGTTCGGGCTGGCCGGGGCCACCGCCGAGGTGGAACCGATTCGCGAGGTGCTGCCCGGCGGGCAGGCCCAGGTGAGCGTGGAGCAGCAGGTATGGCCCTTGTTCGAGCTGACCTCCGAGGTGACCGCACAGCCCGTGGTGGTGGGTGACGACGAGGTCGACGCCGAGCTGTCCACCGCCACCGGCGAAGCAACCACGATGGCGATCCCGATCCCGCAGCTGATGCTGGTGATGCTGCTGGCCCTGCTGATCTGGTGGTGGGTGACCCGCAAGGCCAGCCAGCGCAAGAAGTTCGACGCCGCCGTGGCCGCTGCCGCCGCGAAGGCCAGTCAGAATTCCGCCGCGACCGATCAGGCCAGCATAGATCAGACCAGCGCGGAAGAGCCGGCAGCAGAACCGGCTGCCGTAGTCGATGACACGGCGCCGTCGCGCAGCACCACCTGAGCGTCCGTGTAGTCCACCAGATCCCGGTCATGGGTGACGATCACCGAGGCCAGCTCGAAGCGTGCGGTGACCTCGGCCAGCAGCGCCATGATCTCGTGCGACCGGGACTCATCCAGGGCGGAGGTGGGCTCGTCGGCCAGCAGCAGGGTCGGCTGCCCCATCAACGCGCGGGCAATGTTAACTCGCTGCCGCTGACCACCCGAAAGCTGGTGGACCCGGCGCTGGCCCATGCCGGCGAGGCCGACGGTGTCCAACAGCTCCTGGGCGTAGTCCCGACGGGCCCGCAACCGGCGTCCGCGCACTCCCCGCACGTGGTCGGTGACCAACAGCTGTTCTTCTGCGGTGAGACCAGTGAGCAGGTTGGGCTGCTGGAAAATGATGCCGATGCGTTCGCGGCGCATCCGGGCCCGTTGCGCTTCCGAGAGGTCGGTGACCTCCACGCCGTCGAGACGCACGCTCCCCGAGCTCGGGGTGATCAGCGTGGCCAGTACCGACAGTAGCGAGGACTTACCGGAGCCCGATTCCCCCATCAGCGCGGTGACCTGCTTGCGCGCCGCGGTCAGGCTCACCGAATCCAGGGCGGTGACGGTGCGCGGCCGTCCCTGCTCGTCAGTGCCATCGGGGTAGCTCAGGCTCACGTGGTGAAGTTCGGCAACGCCAACGGTAGCCGCGGCAGTAGCAGAAGTGACAGGGGCGTGGGGGACGGTGGTGTTCGTCGTCGTAGGGTTCGTCATGATCGGTCCTTTCGGGGATCGGCAAGGAGGCGAAAGCGAGGTTAAGGCGGGGGCTTAGTTGCCGCCAAGGGCCAGCATCGGGTCGACGCGAGTCACCTTGCGCACGGCGAGTGCGGCACCGAGGACCCCGAGCACCCAGATGCCGAGCACCGGCAACCCCACCGTCCACGCGTCGAGGGTGAAGGGCACGGCGGAGCCGGCGAGCGCGCCGAGTCCGGTGCCGAGCGCACCGCCGAGAATCACGCCGACGGCGAGCACCACGCAGGCCTGGCCGAGCCCGTCGCGCAGCAGGTACCCCGGTGCGGCGCCGAGGGCGCGCAACACGGCCAGTTCGCGGGTGCGTTGGATGGTCCACACGGTGACGAAGGAGACGATCACCAGGGCGGAGATCCCGTAGAGGAAGCCCTGCATGGTCAGCAGCGAGCCCTGTTCCGAGGAGTAGGCGGGCAGTCCGTTGAACGACTCTTCGGTGGTCACCGCCAGCATGCCGTGCTCGGACGCGGCTGCCGACCAGTCCAGGTCGCTGCCCGCTGCCGTCTCGTCCGCGGTCAGCGCCAGCACGGTGCCCACGGTGGGCCGGTCCCCGGCGGCGGCATGGGTGAGGCTCACCCAGTCGGCTGTTTCTACCCACACCACCGGGGAGTGGGCGTAGAACTGATCCTCGGTGATCTCGGCGACGGTGAGCTGAACCTGTCCGACTTCCACCTCATCGCCGACGCTGAGCCCGGCTTCCTCCGCCACCGTGGCGGACACGGTGATCTCCCCCGCTTGCGGGTCGAAGAGGGTGTCGTCGTCGAGGGTGGTGGACACCATTCCGGAGCCTTCGGGTACGCCGACGACGGCGACGGGCGCGGAGCGATCCTCGGCGGCGAGCAGGGTCTGGGCGAAGCCGATCGGCACCGCGCCGGCCACGCCGTCGGTTTCCGCCCAAGCGTCCACTTGGTCTTGGGTGACCGCCGATTGCGGGAAGGACACCTCGTCCGGGACCTCGTCGTCGACGATGGATCCCACGGCAAAGCGGTCCGGGTCCAGGCCCTCCAGCACGGCAGTGTTCTGGTGACCCAGCCCGGAGGTGAGCCCGGTGAGCATCACCAGCAGCACGGTGATCATCCCGACCACCGCGCCCATCAGGGTGAAACGGCCGGCGGCCGCGCGGATTTCTCGAAGTCCAACAAACATGGTGCGTCCCTTCCTTCGGTTCTCGCCCGATGTTTTCGTCTGTATCCATCCCATCGCGGGCGCCCGGATGCGCACATCGTGAGGAGGGGTGAAACCGGAATCAACCGATCGGTGGATACCCAGGCTTCAGCGCCACCGGCTACCGTGGAGGAATGAGGACTGTGTCGGGCGAGATGCCGGTATTGCGCTGGCTGCGCGTCGGGGTGCACGTCCTCACTGCGGCCCTGCTGCTGATCGGGTTGGGACGCGCATTCACCGGGATCACCGTGGGGCTGGCGCTGGCTTTCGGTGCGGTCTATTTGTTCGGCACCGCCTGGGAGTACCGCCGGATGCGTGCGGGTGATCCCGCACCGTCACGCAGCATGACCCTGGGGTGGCTC
It includes:
- a CDS encoding ABC transporter permease gives rise to the protein MFVGLREIRAAAGRFTLMGAVVGMITVLLVMLTGLTSGLGHQNTAVLEGLDPDRFAVGSIVDDEVPDEVSFPQSAVTQDQVDAWAETDGVAGAVPIGFAQTLLAAEDRSAPVAVVGVPEGSGMVSTTLDDDTLFDPQAGEITVSATVAEEAGLSVGDEVEVGQVQLTVAEITEDQFYAHSPVVWVETADWVSLTHAAAGDRPTVGTVLALTADETAAGSDLDWSAAASEHGMLAVTTEESFNGLPAYSSEQGSLLTMQGFLYGISALVIVSFVTVWTIQRTRELAVLRALGAAPGYLLRDGLGQACVVLAVGVILGGALGTGLGALAGSAVPFTLDAWTVGLPVLGIWVLGVLGAALAVRKVTRVDPMLALGGN
- a CDS encoding ABC transporter ATP-binding protein — translated: MTNPTTTNTTVPHAPVTSATAAATVGVAELHHVSLSYPDGTDEQGRPRTVTALDSVSLTAARKQVTALMGESGSGKSSLLSVLATLITPSSGSVRLDGVEVTDLSEAQRARMRRERIGIIFQQPNLLTGLTAEEQLLVTDHVRGVRGRRLRARRDYAQELLDTVGLAGMGQRRVHQLSGGQRQRVNIARALMGQPTLLLADEPTSALDESRSHEIMALLAEVTARFELASVIVTHDRDLVDYTDAQVVLRDGAVSSTTAAGSAAGSSALV